The Octopus bimaculoides isolate UCB-OBI-ISO-001 chromosome 1, ASM119413v2, whole genome shotgun sequence genome contains the following window.
GAAAGCCTTGTCACACACAATTACATTAATTCTGCTTAAGAATTGAATTAAAGgaatattaaccctttcgttaccaacccggctgaaaccggctttagctctgagtacaaatgtcttgttttcataagttttgatttgaaatcttctaccaaacattagtaacaatttatgttcttaacactagtttaatgataaccaagttattctactaaattctttgttataattaAAGTAATTGAATGaagcacagagcatctcaaaataactACAGTAATAAAAGGGGTTAAAGGTAtaagtgtctgtggaatattaAGCCACTTGCACTGTAATTCAGTGAATAGAGGGTTGTGTTGATCAAACAATTGAGAAATATTCATTGTTGAAATTGGCAAAAACCATTTAGTTctattaaacaattattttattcatgAAACAAAGCAACTCATTTATTCTTCTTGTGATTTGATTAtcacataaaatatttctaatgtttaattctgtttctgttttgcagTTATATTAATACATTACCATACCTTTTATACTATTtgtatctttttcatttttacacaGATTTCCTCAAAATTAGTATCAAACCATCTTCTTGAACAGCTTGAAGAACACATgttgattttaaaaaagaatatagaaaaatgcAAGAATAATTCTGGAAACAGTGAAATGGGgtgtcaaaaatttgaaaagaattttcttaaaattgaCAAATTAGTTGGAGTTTTCCagtctgatttaaaaaaattaactagCACAATTCAACCACTTCTCTCTTTGAAAGAACCACTACTTGAAAACATTCCTAGTTATGATGGAACATTTATTTGGAAATTAGACGACTTTGAAAAACGGCGTAAAGATGCAGTAAAAGGAACATGTCCTAGTTTATATTCAACCCCATTCTACACTAGCAAGTACGGTTACAAGATGTGTCTTAGACTCTACCTAAATGGCGATGGCATggggaaaggaaaatatatatcacTTTTTTTTGTTGTCATGCGAGGCTCATATGATGCACTTCTGGCGTGGCCTTTTCAACAAAAGGTTTCATTAATGATGCTGGATCAATCAGGAACAAAGCATGTTATTGACAGCTTCCGACCTGATGCTAAAAGTACTTCATTTCAACGTCCAGAAAACAAGATGAATATTGCAAGTGGCTGTCCTTTGTTCCTGTCACTCGATAAGCTTAACTCTCCAAATACATATGTGAAAAGTAATACAGCTTTCTTCAAAGTAGTTGTTGATACTACAGGACTAGAACGAATGCCAGTCAACTTTACcccttaattatttatattaatctttatttctaGAGAGTGGTTATGCTTGGTTTTAGTGGGGAGGCACATGCCTCCCTACCGTTTGTGTCCATTTGCAATCATCGTAATTCCTTATAATGCATTGAAATTTAGAAAAACCGATATTGGTTTTATTGTATAAAATGGCTATTTTTTTACTTGATGACTTGTTAATTATTGAATATTgtttattgaatataaatttgtaaaaatacaCAAACCTTTCATGGATCAAACAATTACAACCAAAATCTATATCATTtaagcctgtatatatatttgtttttggaaAGTGGGTGGAGCGACATGCTTCCgcggaaataaaaacaaaaccctcTCCCCAAAAACAGTATTTTTTTGACTTTACTATTCATAGTATGCTGGCTGACTATTGTTCCCTCTTTGCTGGTTTTGATGTTTGTACCAAACCTTTTGAATTGGCTGCCAAATTTCTCTCCATCACTGCACGCAATTAAAAGgtttttacattacatttttttttttttccccaaccaACACTGCTTTTATTCTGACATAAagctaataaattatttctgataTGCTGCTGCCACCAGTAGCTGGACATCATGTTGCTTTTCATCAGTTGCATtggaaataacgaaataaaatgcTGAAGTAGTTTGCCAAAAGTCAACTATCAAATTCTAAATTTAGTTTGGTTTCTTTAAATAAAAGGTGAGCGCAAGAGAGCACAAGtgcgagaaagagaaagcaagaaagaaaatatcatgCTCCAGTCACAAGTAAAAATGGGAGTTGATGGAACTTAAGTTAATAGTTTTTGAAGTGACTgtaaagctgctgctgctgctgttgccataGATACCTACtacaaagataaatatttcatcttttaattatAACTTATTCTATGATTATAACTGTACACATTCATTTGTAATTTCTagacatttctgttgaaataccttTCTCCAAATCATTTtccatttgttgagtatataagaCCATGCCTAGACCAAGAACTCAGTAATTCCACACATGAAATTACACTGGATATTCACCTTCCAACAGCCTCTaaacaaaacctttttttttttttttttttttttaaattagcagCTCACTAGCTTATTTCTTAATAAATGCACTTTAATCTATTaatattgggtttttttttctctaatttactGCTATATGCTTGATTAATATGTATAAAAGAGTGTATATGTGAGGTGTTTTGTTTCCTTGTGTTGTTCTTAGTTCTGTTACACACTTGTTGCATGTTGTGTTCAATGCcagtaacattattattattatagagagaAGCTCAAGTTTAAGATAAAAAATGTTGGAAAAGAAATATACTATTATCAAATGGGTTTAGTTAAGCCTTCTAGTCTGTTATTTGTTGGTCTTTTTAATTGGCATTATATGTATAAACTCTTATCATATCTTATCTTGTATCCCAAATAATGACTAGGTGGTTTTTCCCCTTAATTTCTTAATAGTTATTGCCTTCttttttacatctacttttgACTAATTCATGTCTAATGCCAGCtcttaaaatttttaataaaatttactaGTCTACTCTCTTTTCCTCATCTACatctttttagaaatatatatgtaatttgatGGACCTGTTGTTCTTATTAAAggaacaatatgaataaattaaaatgcattttgataAGGTACcgaaatagaattaaaatgtttgaaaatctataaaataaaatttgtcctAATCATTGTTTTCCCCAtcaaaaatttttatatattatgaaatttagAAACCTCTGGTACTTATTAAACTTGCGGGGGAAAAAATTGATTTGATAAACTGCTGTTGAaatgatataattatttgttCAATTTGCTAATAATACACACgaaatttttcaaaacatttatacattttgaaATAGGAATTTCTGATACTAAACTTGAGAAAAAATAAACCATTGATATGATAAACTGttattaaaattatgtttttttttttttttaaatttgttaacaTACAAGAAAGTTTCACTTCAAGGGTGGATTTTATTAATATGATTAATGCAATgattttgagacattttttaaagtaaatttttgTAAATAATTGTAGTAGCAGAAATTGATGTTCTGaatctaaatattatatttatgaaaaaatctTGTAATTCTCCTCCCCACCAAAAGTTGAAACTACCCGGTTAATATTTAGTTTGGGTATTAATATTTGTCCAGTaaatttaacctttttgatgccaacccacctgagaccaactttagttctatgatgcaaatttcttgatttaacccattagcatttaaactggccatattcagccaaaatattctgttttatgtttaaaattgaccagatccagcctcttgcacctaccctgaagctacaagatactgcataattaattcaaagcattgtgaataaataagcattacttttgacagtgtaatctgaatgctaaacggttaaaatGTCTAAATtattatctgaatgctaaacggttaaaatGTCTAAATctgtaaaaatttcatgttattttctaAACACTGGATTTATCATTTatacttaagttttttttttgtttttgtttttttttcataatttttcaaaattaattgaaacaaaggcattgtattcaacagaaatatggtaacaaaagggttaaatagtgAGTTTTAGAGTGATATAGTTTTCGAGAGCAAAGGTTGAGTCAAATGGgaattcatcatcgtttaacatccattttccatgctggcataggttggacagttcgacaggagctggctagccaGGGAGCTCTTCAGACTTCAATTGTTTGTtgtggcatggtctctatggctggatacccttcctaacaccaaccactttacagattgtactgaatgcttttaacatggcactggcacaagtgctttatatatatatacacacacacacacacacttaactgtTGGAAAAAATAGTATAGTATGCAGTACCATAGctgatattaatgatatattttattttagccaAGTGAGTCTCTTGCTACTCCAAGTTTCACCTGTaggtgtatgtaatgtgtgtgcaaATGAATGCATTATTTCACTTGTCACTGCATGAACAAAACAATGTCGATGATTAGCTACTctatcctttgaaatacaggtggaATATAAAAATCTCTTGTAAAACAGTTGATCGTTGCCAAGATGCACATCCAACCCTAAAATCCTGCCTCAAATAACTtatatggaaaaacagatgtttaatgaatgaataatacatatacacaactggcTTCCACTCATTTGCTGGCTACTAAATTCAGCTCGCAAAGCACTGATGATCTGAATGCTATGGTAGAAGACCCTTGACAAAGCTGCCAAGGAGTGTGATAGATTCATGTGTTAGCAAATTTAATTCTTAATAAGACAGCCATGACTTAACAAAAGAAATCATACTCTTAGATATTGGGTGATGCTCCTGCAGACACGTTGACAAAGGCAGAAGAGTTACATGGTCAATAAGATCAGCTGTGAAATGGTATTTGGTAACAGTTTGCTTCCTATCAATGTGGTCTTTGGTTCAATCCCATGacagcaccttcagcaagtgcctTCTGTATCCctgagctgactaaagccttgtgagtggatttgtttgataTAAGTTGAAAGAATTctatcatgtgtgtttgtgtttctctgcACTGCCACTTGACagccggtattggtttgtttatatccccatagcttagtggttcagtaaaaatagaccaatagaataagtacgaagcttagaaaaaaataagtataggctttgatttgttcaactaaactcttcaaggtggtgctccagcatagccacagaccaaagactgaaacaagtaaaagataagatatgtTTTAGTGACAATATCTTAGATGTTTACCCAATTACCAGAACAATTGCCTTTGGTGAAGGTTGATTTGGGTTTGAAGAAAGAATGTCACTGTTCAGGACTACATTGCTGTATCACCAAGCTTAAGAGGGAACCCCTTTGAGATTGTTTGGCctgcaagaaataataacaaaatttttcCCATTACACTTtactccgtttttttttttttgtttttttttttttaaaggatctGTTAAACAGTGTCATtcttaatatatgaaaaaaagatggggttgtcatggctggaatacctttgattataaggTTGCTCGGTTGACACTGGGACTAAACAACTGCTACTCTCACACATACTGCTTAATTCTAAtcccctctgtctttctctctcccacatgCATATTCTTCATACTTCaatccacctttctctctctcaaatataatcCCTAAAGATTTTAGCAGTACAAAAGCTATTTACTTTCCAGTAGGTTAACCTTGCGTAGAAAGATTGTAATTTGATCCTATTTTCTGGAATTGATAGTGAAAAGAATATGTGAAATACATTGCAAATTTAATTCATGAAGAATGTATaggtttattgaaaaatattaaacagagtatatattttattttccaattgTTAGAAAAATGGTGGATATAGTTAGAAATGATAGGACAAAAgacaccatcatttaacatccactttcaatgctgacatgagttggacagtttgacaggaactggctgcTTGGGTTCCAacatgttttggcatggtttctctgactggatgcccttcctaatgccaagcactttatagagtgtactgggtgccttttacacaaaatggcatgagtgcttttaatgtggtgcCAGCACTTGTGCTTTTAACACAACACTGGCACAAAGACATTGATGTAAATGGGTAATAGAAAAAGTTTCACTTTTGACCAAGTCAAATGAGACTTGGCACATAATATAGAGAAGTAAAAAGTAATCAGcaagtttgtttctgttttgaatttctttttttaagtggTATTCATCACTTTGAATatgcttgaaataaaaataagtttgttATTAGATTAAGTTATCCTACATGAGTTAAAGGTGTATGTGTTTTAAGATTTGTTGCTACAATGTCACTATTTACTGTTTCAAACAAAATTTGTTACACTTGGCTTTCAATGGGAGTGGAATGGATCTAAATATTAGAACatgttgctgtatttatttttaaataccttGCCTTTATTTTGATTGATTTCAAAAGTAATAGCTATATTAAAGTAAGtttgtcattatcaagctggtgtttggaaaacataacatagaattttgatagcattcagattattttgtcaaatgtaatgcttatttatttacattgctttgaattactcttgcattatctcatagcttcaagattttgatgattgattgtttatttctggaatgacattgtagtttAGGCGTGAGAggccaaatatggccagtttggCCAATATGCTAGTGTGTTAAATTTAGGTCGCTCCAAGTTAGTATCACAGAAATAAAAATGTGATCTCtgcaggttagtatcaaaagtgTTAAGTATCATTGACTTCTAATTGAGTTACACTCATTAATGTTGATGTTAATGTGAAAATTTATCAAGAGAGTTAAGTACtataatgatatttaataataataagtactgggtggtgagctgacaggaCCATCAGCAATCTGGTCAAAATGTTTACcagcgtttcatctgtctttatgttctgagttcagattctgccatggTTCActttcctttcgtcctttcagtgttgataaaataagtaccagttgaggactgtgtttaatgttatcaacttaacccctcccctgaaatttttgaccttgtgccaaaatttgaagccaatattattattatttaaaaacatgaaggtgagttggcagaaccctTAGCaatccagacaaaatgcttagcagcatttcatctgtctttatgttctgagttcatattccaccatggtcaactttgcctttcatgctttttggagttgataaaataaatactagtcaagtgctggggtccatgtaattgactccTCCTTCCCCTcagaaactgctggctttgtgccaaaatttgaagccaatattattattaactactGATTGAGTAACCTCTATTAACACTTGTGATCATATTCCTAACAAAGATATAGgcctcaatattttaatttttaaaataagatttataaaaacatttaggGAAAAGTTTGCCCCACCCACATGacctcaagttcagtcccacttcatgtggcaccttggacaggcgtcttcta
Protein-coding sequences here:
- the LOC106879639 gene encoding TNF receptor-associated factor 2 isoform X3, yielding MKKKKGEARKRQEIIYEQTYVSRKMADSMPSDFNEDQDSASGSLPCDLQKGYAIEILCLDGKSVPDHFKCPVCHLIFRDPIQRMCGHRFCKNCFEGLPQDSICEKCLEDVSNESDSIDPTISMLISKNEQPYTPDYYLRKELDKHPAQCLYPGCSWKGKFKDYKQQHSRNCEWRPEVCDRCFEGKIPMCEMENHKKDCPYPVDCPLNCGVKISSKLVSNHLLEQLEEHMLILKKNIEKCKNNSGNSEMGCQKFEKNFLKIDKLVGVFQSDLKKLTSTIQPLLSLKEPLLENIPSYDGTFIWKLDDFEKRRKDAVKGTCPSLYSTPFYTSKYGYKMCLRLYLNGDGMGKGKYISLFFVVMRGSYDALLAWPFQQKVSLMMLDQSGTKHVIDSFRPDAKSTSFQRPENKMNIASGCPLFLSLDKLNSPNTYVKSNTAFFKVVVDTTGLERMPVNFTP
- the LOC106879639 gene encoding TNF receptor-associated factor 2 isoform X5 — encoded protein: MADSMPSDFNEDQDSASGSLPCDLQKGYAIEILCLDGKSVPDHFKCPVCHLIFRDPIQRMCGHRFCKNCFEGLPQDSICEKCLEDVSNESDSIDPTISMLISKNEQPYTPDYYLRKELDKHPAQCLYPGCSWKGKFKDYKQQHSRNCEWRPEVCDRCFEGKIPMCEMENHKKDCPYPVDCPLNCGVKISSKLVSNHLLEQLEEHMLILKKNIEKCKNNSGNSEMGCQKFEKNFLKIDKLVGVFQSDLKKLTSTIQPLLSLKEPLLENIPSYDGTFIWKLDDFEKRRKDAVKGTCPSLYSTPFYTSKYGYKMCLRLYLNGDGMGKGKYISLFFVVMRGSYDALLAWPFQQKVSLMMLDQSGTKHVIDSFRPDAKSTSFQRPENKMNIASGCPLFLSLDKLNSPNTYVKSNTAFFKVVVDTTGLERMPVNFTP
- the LOC106879639 gene encoding TNF receptor-associated factor 2 isoform X1, yielding MCAFALVVINVDYRIHNLSCVGQIESRKMADSMPSDFNEDQDSASGSLPCDLQKGYAIEILCLDGKSVPDHFKCPVCHLIFRDPIQRMCGHRFCKNCFEGLPQDSICEKCLEDVSNESDSIDPTISMLISKNEQPYTPDYYLRKELDKHPAQCLYPGCSWKGKFKDYKQQHSRNCEWRPEVCDRCFEGKIPMCEMENHKKDCPYPVDCPLNCGVKISSKLVSNHLLEQLEEHMLILKKNIEKCKNNSGNSEMGCQKFEKNFLKIDKLVGVFQSDLKKLTSTIQPLLSLKEPLLENIPSYDGTFIWKLDDFEKRRKDAVKGTCPSLYSTPFYTSKYGYKMCLRLYLNGDGMGKGKYISLFFVVMRGSYDALLAWPFQQKVSLMMLDQSGTKHVIDSFRPDAKSTSFQRPENKMNIASGCPLFLSLDKLNSPNTYVKSNTAFFKVVVDTTGLERMPVNFTP
- the LOC106879639 gene encoding TNF receptor-associated factor 2 isoform X2, which codes for MKKKKEGEARKRQEIIYEQTYVSRKMADSMPSDFNEDQDSASGSLPCDLQKGYAIEILCLDGKSVPDHFKCPVCHLIFRDPIQRMCGHRFCKNCFEGLPQDSICEKCLEDVSNESDSIDPTISMLISKNEQPYTPDYYLRKELDKHPAQCLYPGCSWKGKFKDYKQQHSRNCEWRPEVCDRCFEGKIPMCEMENHKKDCPYPVDCPLNCGVKISSKLVSNHLLEQLEEHMLILKKNIEKCKNNSGNSEMGCQKFEKNFLKIDKLVGVFQSDLKKLTSTIQPLLSLKEPLLENIPSYDGTFIWKLDDFEKRRKDAVKGTCPSLYSTPFYTSKYGYKMCLRLYLNGDGMGKGKYISLFFVVMRGSYDALLAWPFQQKVSLMMLDQSGTKHVIDSFRPDAKSTSFQRPENKMNIASGCPLFLSLDKLNSPNTYVKSNTAFFKVVVDTTGLERMPVNFTP
- the LOC106879639 gene encoding TNF receptor-associated factor 2 isoform X4: MTIRSRKMADSMPSDFNEDQDSASGSLPCDLQKGYAIEILCLDGKSVPDHFKCPVCHLIFRDPIQRMCGHRFCKNCFEGLPQDSICEKCLEDVSNESDSIDPTISMLISKNEQPYTPDYYLRKELDKHPAQCLYPGCSWKGKFKDYKQQHSRNCEWRPEVCDRCFEGKIPMCEMENHKKDCPYPVDCPLNCGVKISSKLVSNHLLEQLEEHMLILKKNIEKCKNNSGNSEMGCQKFEKNFLKIDKLVGVFQSDLKKLTSTIQPLLSLKEPLLENIPSYDGTFIWKLDDFEKRRKDAVKGTCPSLYSTPFYTSKYGYKMCLRLYLNGDGMGKGKYISLFFVVMRGSYDALLAWPFQQKVSLMMLDQSGTKHVIDSFRPDAKSTSFQRPENKMNIASGCPLFLSLDKLNSPNTYVKSNTAFFKVVVDTTGLERMPVNFTP